From a region of the Thermoanaerobaculia bacterium genome:
- the nosD gene encoding nitrous oxide reductase family maturation protein NosD: protein MKRGLAAALLLAAPLGARTWRVAPRGADFPMIAPAVAAAAPGDTIRVSPGIYREDLSIAKTVAIRGEGMPVLMGTGAGTVIDVAAPGCEIRGLAIEESGTGLGGSMDAGIHLGSDRNVVAGNRLRRVFYGVVSEGADNRIEGNSIEGFSAEPFGRRGDGVYFYRSPRGLVADNAIRGMRDAIYLQYAPAALVCRNTVSDSRYGLHDMFTDGAQFVDNVFTGCSVGANVMNCRKVEIRGNRFLRNRGVASAGLSFKECDDSRVEENEFSDDARAVQIEGSSRNRFAENRFAFNDTAVQLFASAEENVFTGNVFDGNLTPVVISGGSSSTRWSEKGRGNWWSGYRGIDFDGRGTGREPQPVASAFSRIEGNNPAARLFLASPAAAALDFAASSVDPGEDGSVDRAPLVRRPKEGRGRRRLAGSGVVAVAFAGVLAARRRSGR from the coding sequence GTGAAACGCGGGCTCGCCGCCGCCCTCCTGCTCGCGGCGCCGCTCGGCGCGCGGACCTGGCGGGTGGCGCCGCGCGGCGCGGACTTCCCGATGATCGCGCCCGCCGTCGCGGCGGCCGCTCCCGGGGACACCATCCGCGTGTCCCCCGGGATCTACCGGGAGGACCTCTCGATCGCGAAGACCGTCGCGATCCGCGGAGAGGGGATGCCGGTGCTGATGGGCACCGGCGCCGGGACCGTGATCGACGTCGCCGCGCCGGGCTGCGAGATCCGGGGCCTGGCGATCGAGGAGAGCGGCACGGGGCTCGGCGGATCCATGGATGCCGGAATCCATCTCGGTTCCGACCGGAACGTCGTCGCGGGCAACCGCCTGAGGCGCGTCTTCTACGGCGTCGTGTCGGAAGGCGCGGACAACCGCATCGAAGGGAATTCGATCGAAGGGTTCTCGGCCGAGCCGTTCGGGCGCCGCGGCGACGGCGTGTATTTCTACCGGTCGCCGCGGGGACTCGTCGCCGACAACGCGATCCGCGGGATGCGCGACGCGATCTACCTCCAGTACGCGCCGGCGGCGCTCGTCTGCCGGAACACGGTGTCCGATTCCCGGTACGGCCTCCACGACATGTTCACCGACGGAGCGCAATTCGTCGACAACGTCTTCACGGGATGCTCCGTCGGCGCGAACGTCATGAACTGCCGGAAGGTCGAGATCCGGGGAAACCGTTTCCTTCGCAACCGGGGCGTCGCGTCGGCCGGCCTTTCCTTCAAGGAGTGCGACGACTCCCGGGTCGAGGAGAACGAGTTTTCCGACGATGCTCGCGCCGTGCAGATCGAGGGCTCGTCCCGGAACCGTTTCGCGGAAAACCGCTTCGCGTTCAACGACACGGCGGTGCAGCTGTTCGCTTCCGCGGAGGAGAACGTCTTCACCGGAAACGTCTTCGACGGTAACCTCACTCCCGTGGTCATCTCGGGCGGCTCCTCCTCGACGCGCTGGTCGGAGAAGGGGCGCGGCAACTGGTGGAGCGGCTATCGCGGGATCGATTTCGACGGCCGCGGCACGGGCCGCGAGCCGCAGCCGGTCGCCTCCGCCTTCTCCCGGATCGAGGGGAACAATCCGGCGGCGCGCCTCTTCCTCGCCTCGCCGGCGGCGGCGGCGCTCGATTTCGCGGCGTCCTCCGTCGATCCCGGCGAGGACGGATCGGTCGACCGCGCGCCTCTCGTGCGTCGGCCGAAGGAAGGCCGGGGCCGGCGGCGACTGGCGGGCTCGGGTGTCGTCGCCGTCGCGTTCGCGGGGGTCCTGGCCGCCCGCCGGCGGAGCGGGCGATGA
- the fabG gene encoding 3-oxoacyl-ACP reductase FabG, whose amino-acid sequence MRKTPARFRGRVALVTGGASGIGRACAEALRKAGAAVAIVDRDSRALARLRRRFDAEDLYDGDVADPARVRSIVADLIRRRGRLDHLVLAAGICRDAVLWKMTDEEWNGVIDVDLGGAAHFIRAAAPALRRQGSGRIVIVSSINGRRGKFGQANYAAAKAGLLGLARSAARELAASGVTVNVVEPGFTETPMTARLPEAVRQRALAEIPLGRAGRAEDVAAAVGFLLGDSASHITGARLPVDGGQGMGA is encoded by the coding sequence GTGAGGAAGACGCCCGCGCGGTTTCGGGGCCGCGTCGCGCTCGTGACCGGGGGCGCCTCCGGAATCGGGCGCGCGTGCGCCGAGGCGCTCCGGAAGGCGGGGGCCGCGGTCGCGATCGTCGACCGCGATTCCCGCGCCCTCGCCCGGCTGCGCCGCCGCTTCGACGCCGAAGACCTCTACGACGGCGACGTCGCGGACCCGGCGCGCGTCCGCTCGATCGTCGCCGATCTGATCCGCCGCCGCGGGCGGCTCGACCATCTCGTTCTCGCCGCCGGGATCTGCCGGGATGCCGTCCTCTGGAAGATGACCGACGAGGAATGGAACGGCGTCATCGACGTCGACCTCGGCGGCGCGGCGCACTTCATCCGGGCGGCGGCGCCGGCGCTGCGGCGGCAGGGAAGCGGACGAATCGTGATCGTCTCGTCGATCAACGGCCGGCGCGGGAAATTCGGGCAGGCGAACTACGCGGCGGCGAAAGCGGGCCTCCTCGGACTGGCCCGGAGCGCCGCGCGGGAGCTCGCCGCTTCCGGGGTGACGGTCAACGTCGTCGAGCCCGGCTTCACGGAGACTCCGATGACCGCGCGCCTGCCCGAGGCGGTCCGGCAGCGCGCGCTGGCCGAGATTCCGCTCGGCCGCGCCGGAAGGGCGGAGGACGTGGCCGCCGCCGTCGGCTTCCTTCTCGGCGACTCGGCCTCCCACATCACGGGAGCCCGTCTGCCGGTCGACGGGGGACAGGGGATGGG
- a CDS encoding ABC transporter ATP-binding protein has product MILSVSGLEKSFGKRRVLAGVDLAVEAGECVALVGGNGSGKTTTLRAIAGLARPDAGRIEICGIDAVSDGRAARRHLSYLPQRPAFPGTLTVRETVELVARLRALSASRVDEEIERCELSELAGANVANLSGGERQRLALACALLPDAELALFDEPSSNLDARATGIFLARAREITASGRSLLFTTHIPADLEHLAGRVVSLSDGRVRESRLRVLAGGQA; this is encoded by the coding sequence ATGATCCTCTCGGTATCCGGCCTCGAGAAGTCGTTCGGGAAGCGCCGCGTGCTCGCGGGCGTAGACCTCGCCGTCGAGGCGGGCGAGTGCGTCGCGCTGGTCGGCGGAAACGGCTCGGGGAAGACGACGACCCTGCGGGCCATCGCCGGGCTCGCGCGGCCGGACGCCGGGCGGATCGAGATCTGCGGAATCGACGCGGTGAGCGACGGGCGCGCCGCGCGGCGGCACCTCTCGTATCTTCCCCAGCGGCCCGCCTTTCCGGGGACGCTCACCGTGCGCGAGACCGTCGAGCTCGTCGCCCGTCTTCGCGCGCTCTCGGCGTCCCGGGTCGACGAGGAGATCGAGCGCTGCGAGCTCTCTGAACTGGCCGGGGCGAACGTCGCGAACCTCTCCGGCGGAGAGCGGCAGCGCCTCGCGCTCGCCTGCGCGCTGCTCCCGGACGCGGAGCTCGCCCTGTTCGACGAGCCGTCGTCGAACCTCGACGCCCGGGCGACGGGAATCTTCCTGGCGCGCGCCCGGGAGATCACGGCGTCGGGCCGATCGCTCCTCTTCACGACGCACATTCCGGCGGACCTCGAGCACCTCGCCGGACGCGTCGTGTCGCTTTCCGACGGCCGGGTCCGGGAGAGCCGGCTGCGCGTGCTCGCCGGAGGCCAGGCGTGA
- a CDS encoding enoyl-CoA hydratase-related protein produces the protein MRAFESREPSSFGFREILYAKAAGVARITIDRPARYNAYSTACLEELATALRDASFDDAVGVVVLTGAGDRAFCTGGDVKEYAEKYIAAPRDYWKYMALFRAYIDAILSTGKPVIARINGVAVGGGNETVLACDLAVIGEHASVGQVGVRVGSVACGGATQWLSLAAGDKRAREMLFTNRQIAARQALEWGLVNRVAPTITRDGAFVDAPSGEQIEKARKGQEGYAIDLSRLDEEVDALARELLATFPECMRYTKQQANFWKDLSWSLTVRHAQDWLSLHYTDYEPLEGMTAFAQKRPVDFAAVRARATLPGGSPETPWGAHVGACASCGASGLPSGFRFCGACGAEVGAPAVVR, from the coding sequence ATGCGCGCTTTCGAGTCCCGGGAACCCTCGAGCTTCGGATTCCGCGAGATCCTGTACGCGAAGGCCGCCGGAGTCGCGCGAATCACGATCGACCGGCCGGCCCGATACAACGCGTACTCGACGGCGTGCCTGGAGGAGCTCGCGACGGCCCTCCGGGACGCGTCGTTCGACGACGCCGTCGGCGTGGTCGTGCTCACGGGCGCCGGAGACCGGGCGTTCTGCACCGGCGGCGACGTCAAGGAATACGCGGAGAAGTACATCGCCGCGCCGCGCGACTACTGGAAATACATGGCGCTCTTCCGCGCCTACATCGACGCGATCCTCTCGACCGGCAAGCCCGTGATCGCCCGCATCAACGGCGTGGCGGTCGGCGGCGGGAACGAGACCGTCCTCGCCTGCGATCTCGCGGTGATCGGCGAGCACGCGTCGGTCGGCCAGGTGGGGGTGCGCGTCGGATCGGTCGCGTGCGGGGGCGCGACCCAGTGGCTCTCCCTCGCGGCGGGAGACAAGCGCGCGCGGGAGATGCTCTTCACGAACCGCCAGATCGCCGCTCGCCAGGCGCTGGAGTGGGGGCTCGTCAACCGGGTCGCGCCGACGATCACCCGGGACGGGGCCTTCGTGGACGCTCCGTCGGGGGAGCAGATCGAGAAGGCGCGGAAAGGACAGGAGGGGTACGCGATCGACCTCTCCCGTCTCGACGAGGAGGTCGATGCGCTCGCGCGCGAGCTCCTGGCGACGTTCCCGGAATGCATGCGATACACGAAGCAGCAGGCGAACTTCTGGAAGGACCTCTCCTGGTCGCTGACCGTGCGCCACGCCCAGGACTGGCTGTCGCTGCATTACACGGACTACGAGCCGCTCGAGGGGATGACCGCCTTCGCGCAGAAGCGGCCCGTCGACTTCGCCGCGGTTCGCGCCCGCGCGACCCTGCCGGGAGGCTCTCCGGAAACGCCGTGGGGAGCGCACGTCGGCGCGTGTGCCTCCTGCGGAGCATCGGGTCTTCCCTCGGGCTTCCGCTTCTGCGGAGCGTGCGGCGCCGAAGTCGGGGCGCCGGCCGTGGTGCGGTGA
- a CDS encoding ABC transporter permease, giving the protein MSFSTVRVVAAAEFSAAVRLKWIRWFAAAFALLVVGAAWAAGAMSEISGAESFARTTVALVPLTLVLVPLTALLLGVTGQSGEPGTEAFFFAQPVTRFEVVLGKWAGQTATLAAAIGLGFGAGALVVAGSAGGEGLPRFLFFVGVSAVLGAVFLAIAAAIAAAVSRRATALGVAAFAWFFFVLLEDSAALALAGMLTGRVGARALFLSVFGNPAAVARVLTLSVAGTPHVLGAAGDAWAFFLGGPAAAGALAGAALLGWAAGSLAGASVLIGRRDL; this is encoded by the coding sequence GTGAGCTTCTCGACGGTTCGCGTCGTCGCCGCGGCGGAATTTTCCGCGGCCGTGCGGTTGAAGTGGATTCGCTGGTTCGCCGCCGCCTTCGCCCTTCTCGTCGTCGGGGCGGCGTGGGCGGCGGGCGCGATGTCGGAGATCTCCGGCGCCGAGAGCTTCGCGCGGACGACGGTCGCCCTCGTTCCCCTGACTCTCGTCCTCGTGCCGCTGACGGCCCTCCTGCTCGGCGTCACCGGCCAGTCGGGCGAGCCGGGCACCGAGGCGTTCTTCTTCGCCCAGCCGGTGACGCGCTTCGAGGTCGTCCTCGGAAAGTGGGCCGGCCAGACCGCGACGCTGGCGGCCGCGATCGGCCTCGGATTCGGCGCCGGAGCGCTCGTCGTCGCCGGAAGCGCCGGGGGAGAAGGGCTCCCGCGCTTCCTCTTCTTCGTCGGCGTCTCGGCGGTGCTCGGCGCGGTGTTCCTCGCGATCGCCGCGGCGATCGCGGCCGCGGTGTCGCGGCGGGCGACGGCCCTCGGGGTGGCCGCCTTCGCCTGGTTCTTCTTCGTGCTGCTCGAGGACTCGGCGGCGCTCGCGCTCGCCGGAATGCTGACGGGCCGCGTCGGCGCCCGGGCCCTCTTCCTCTCCGTTTTCGGGAATCCCGCGGCGGTCGCCCGGGTCCTCACCCTCTCGGTCGCCGGCACTCCCCACGTCCTCGGAGCGGCGGGGGACGCCTGGGCGTTCTTCCTCGGCGGGCCGGCCGCCGCCGGCGCGCTCGCCGGAGCGGCGCTCCTCGGCTGGGCGGCCGGATCGCTCGCCGGCGCCTCGGTGCTCATCGGAAGGCGGGACCTGTGA